A DNA window from Choloepus didactylus isolate mChoDid1 chromosome 9, mChoDid1.pri, whole genome shotgun sequence contains the following coding sequences:
- the RUFY4 gene encoding RUN and FYVE domain-containing protein 4 isoform X2: protein MAEERTVLKVTQDLKAAVSAIVQGYSDGQQPVTDASAELHRLCGCLELLLQFDQKEHRSFLRPQKDYWDFLCTALWQQRGDTEPTRFVHSQNKLKTPLGRGRAFIRFCLAHGQLAEFLQLCLLDPQLTREWYGHRSPLVCPELQKDILDSLYALTGVAFDLDLQRPDLDEAWPMFSESHCSNSSRTQGRRPRRTKDSPKKIAAKHGDPKGVQLEEPHTSQAGCQGAALKEVCLEGYAGSQKHRHLPHLLEKKRNNSRSLRPAQSGWETAGEELRQDQEEGSLRNGICLENSTCSIQGQGDRAKRAPKEVTGTEDQRTAERVHKEEAEWGHVQSGVSSPRGMMMEQSGSRWEWEVPSTLGEPWVLQSLGTGVGSTTEKPQEPTGVASEARREEQAEVSLQEVVKSLRRGLWKAQEQAEHQEELLKEQQRELKALQEQLNRYQEEKACLQAELEQKREEAERKDAMYQEELGGQQDLVRAMKRRVLELTQEKDTLWRKAQHLSSVAPRCCVSCNKVFHRLSRRYPCSLPASASQALWRPRLP from the exons ATGGCAGAAGAGAGGACTGTCCTCAAGGTCACCCAGGACCTGAAAG CTGCCGTCTCTGCCATTGTCCAGGGCTACTCAGATGGGCAGCAACCAGTGACAGATGCCAGTGCTGAGCTGCACAGACTCTGCGGCTGCCTGGAGCTGCTGCTGCAG TTCGACCAAAAAGAGCACAGGAGCTTCCTGAGGCCTCAGAAGGATTACTGGGACTTCCTCTGCACTGCCCTGTGGCAGCAGCGTGGGGACACAGAGCCGACCCGCTTCGTCCACTCACAGAACAAG TTGAAGACCCCGCTGGGGAGAGGTCGTGCCTTCATCCGCTTCTGCCTCGCCCACGGACAGCTGGCCGAGTTCCTGCAGCTCTGCCTCCTGGACCCACAGCTCACCAG GGAATGGTATGGCCACCGGAGCCCTCTGGTGTGCCCTGAACTCCAGAAAGACATCCTGGACTCTCTCTATGCTCTCACTGGTGTGGCCTTTGACTTGGATCTGCAGCGGCCAGACCTTGATGAAGCCTGGCCCATGTTCTCAGA GTCACACTGCTCCAATTCCAGCCGGACTCAGGGAAGAAGACCCAGAAGGACCAAAGATTCCCCAAAGAAG ATCGCTGCCAAACATGGAGACCCCAAAGGAGTTCAGCTGGAAGAGCCACACACCAGCCAAGCTGGCTGTCAGGGAGCTGCCCTCAAGGAAGTCTGCTTGGAGGGATACGCTGGATCCCAGAAACACAGACATCTTCCCCActtattggaaaagaagagaaacaattCCAGGAGCCTCAGGCCTGCCCAGAGTGGCTGGGAAACAGCAGGGGAAGAGCTTCGGCAAGACCAGGAGGAGGGAAGCCTCAGGAATGGGATCTGCTTGGAGAACTCAACATGCAGCATCCAGGGCCAGGGGGACAGGGCCAAGAGGGCTCCGAAGGAGGTGACGGGGACAGAGGATCAGAGGACAGCAGAGAGGGTGCACAAAGAGGAAGCCGAATGGGGTCATGTCCAGAGTGGGGTCTCCAGCCCCAGAGGGATGATGATGGAGCAGTCAGGGAGCAGATGGGAGTGGGAGGTGCCTAGCACTCTGGGGGAGCCCTGGGTCCTTCAGAGCCTGGGAACAGGGGTGGGGTCCACCACAGAGAAGCCACAAGAGCCAACAGGAGTGGCCAGTGAGGCCAGGAGAGAGGAACAAGCAGAAGTATCCCTGCAGGAGGTGGTCAAG AGCCTCAGACGCGGGCTCTGGAAGGCCCAGGAGCAGGCTGAGCATCAGGAGGAGCTGCTGAAGGAGCAGCAGAGGGAGCTGAAGGCGCTGCAGGAGCAGCTCAACAG GTATCAGGAGGAGAAGGCCTGTCTGCAGGCAGAGCTGGAGCAGAAGCGAGAGGAGGCTGAGAGAAAGGATGCCATGTATCAGGAGGAGCTAGGAGGGCAGCAGGACCTGGTCCGGGCCATGAAGAGGCGGGTGCTGGAACTGACTCA